In Silene latifolia isolate original U9 population chromosome X, ASM4854445v1, whole genome shotgun sequence, the following proteins share a genomic window:
- the LOC141618421 gene encoding uncharacterized protein LOC141618421 gives MNFDIDAAGETRLLQMSELEELRMEAYESPRIYKDQTKKWHGAKIVENKISVGDLVLLFNSKVKVFPGKLHSRSSGPFKVMDISPYGALELWSEKGGSFKVNGQRVKRYYQGDKLGTVKILYLGEPLPEEETV, from the coding sequence ATGAACTTTGACATTGATGCCGCCGGCGAAACGAGGCTCCTCCAAATGAGTGAACTAGAGGAGTTGAGAATGGAAGCTTACGAAAGCCCAAGGATCTACAAGGATCAAACCAAGAAGTGGCATGGCGCCAAAATTGTGGAAAATAAGATAAGTGTGGGAGACCTAGTGCTCCTCTTCAATTCGAAAGTGAAAGTGTTCCCGGGCAAGCTCCACTCTAGATCATCGGGACCTTTCAAAGTAATGGACATCTCTCCATATGGTGCACTTGAGCTTTGGAGCGAAAAAGGTGGAAGCTTCAAAGTCAACGGCCAAAGGGTGAAAAGATACTACCAAGGAGATAAGCTAGGAACCGTTAAAATTCTCTACCTTGGGGAGCCGCTTCCCGAGGAGGAAACCGTCTAA